One Anoplopoma fimbria isolate UVic2021 breed Golden Eagle Sablefish chromosome 2, Afim_UVic_2022, whole genome shotgun sequence DNA window includes the following coding sequences:
- the LOC129108271 gene encoding agouti-related protein-like, translating to MFGSVLLCCWSFGLLRLSSSLVHGNIQLDDGPAAGRRSDTSYLSDIERSHAPDPVHDPALLPDDSLEDHFLMDAGSYDEDSSAALQLQGRAMRSPRRCIPHQQSCLGYPLPCCDPCDTCYCRFFNAYCYCRRVGHACPPRRT from the exons ATGTTCGGCTCCgtgctgctctgctgttggTCCTTCGGTCTGCTgcgtctctcttcctctctggttCATGGAAACATCCAGCTGGACGACGGTCCGGCCGCCGGTCGCCGCAGCGACACCTCTTACCTGTCCGACATCG agagaagcCACGCCCCAGACCCTGTGCATGACCCCGCCCTCTTACCTGACGACTCACTGGAGGATCACTTTCTGATGGACGCAGGGTCCTACGACGAG GATTCGTCAGCGGCCTTGCAGCTTCAGGGTCGGGCCATGCGTTCACCGCGTCGCTGCATCCCCCACCAGCAGTCGTGTCTGGGTTACCCGCTGCCCTGCTGCGACCCCTGTGACACCTGCTACTGCCGCTTCTTCAACGCCTACTGCTACTGCCGCCGGGTCGGCCACGCCTGCCCACCCAGACGCACCTGA